The Nicotiana tomentosiformis chromosome 2, ASM39032v3, whole genome shotgun sequence genome includes the window TATAAGTAGTGGCTAAGCTAAGTGGAGAAAAGGGGATAATATCGAATCTCTTTCGAAGAAAAGTTATACTACTATGTAAATgggataaaaaaatatttttgattatatataaattatttaatcTGCTTGATATAACAAAAAAGTCTAGTGAAATGACAAAGAGGGTCCAAAAATTACTGTAAGTTTATGCTCAAATGCTGAATATGATAGTGTATTAACTTTTTGAATCCCCTCGTATAAATTCTAGCTCCACCATTACTTTCAAGATGGCTAAATGTTacagtatttttttaaaaactgcCTATAGAGTTTAAATGAAATTTTGGTGAGCCAACTAACATGATTGATGGTGAGGGCCGCATACGGACGAAGTTACGCATGTTAATGAGTTAGAagttaaattttaaaaaacatGTGTAATATTGGTTCGAAATTAGAGGTGTCGTTGAAAACTAATTTCAATCCATAAGTACTTAGAAATAGATCTAGAATTTTGAGCTTATGAGTACTGAATTCTAGAAAAAGAAATTTACTGAATATATATTATCTGTACATATCACGTTAAAttcttaatataaatataaaactttTAACTATTAAACTCGGTTAGGCTCGTAACTAAAACTCTAGCTCTGTTCTGTATGCTTTGAAGTAGATTTGCAGGCCCTTCCGGCTCATGCACGCTCCACTAATTAATATATCAAAAAATTGTGACTTTAATTTGACCCTAAGTTGGATCGAGAGTAAGTTTATACAGCTGGAATAAAGCAAATGGAGGACTCGTAATAAATCTAGTCGTAACCTAGGAAAATGAACAAGAAGGTGAACGACAAATGTTTTACAGCTAATTGCTTTGACTAATGCAAAACTTCATATTTCACTAAGAAATACTTATGACCAATAAAGAGAAGTAATACTGATCAGTATTGGTACTTAACCGAAATGGATGTAACGAAGTGTTATTTTGGTACTTAACCATCCAATAAGGTGGGAATGTGTAATGCTTTGAACGTAGAAAGGATAATATGGATTCTATTAATTTTAAACTATATGAAGGAAGTTAGTAAAAATTGTAAAAGTAcgcttttttttcttcttttcatctTATGGCCGTTGTATTATAATTGGAAGCGAATGAATCCTTGTTATGCTTTAATCAATCCGAGAACTCAATAATTCGACATTGATAAAATTTTTGAATGATATATAACACACAATTTCAAATATACAATGGATGCAATaatagaaatttaaaaataaGGATCCACGGCGAGTTAATATAATAGAAGTTGATATCGTTAGGAATCAAGTTGTAGTTTAAAATTAAAAGAAGGCAGAAAATGGACATCATGTTCTAGTTGACACTTCAGAGGCACATGATAGCATGAACTTCTGAGTTGTGACAAGCCATTCTACAACATTTTGCTTCTTTTAATTGGTCCATATTTCTTGGATATTTTAATCCGTACTCATTGGAAGATTAACTATATCCTACTAGGATTGAGATATCTACTAATTAAAATAAAGTAATTGTTTCTAAAAAGATCTTCCCAAAATCCCTAAAAATAAAAATGCTTTATAGATATCCAGGATCCAGCTTGTAAAATTTGCTGGCACAGAAAACGAACACCATTTGGTTATGTTATATTTTGCACATAGTTGAACGCCTATTCAAGGATCAGATCAACAGCACGTCGTACCAACATATTTAATTTTACCAACAAGGTTATAATGGAATTGATAAATACTCTTTTATCCTTAATCaaatatttcgagttcgagtctTGGGTATGAAATCGTCTTTATAAGAGAATGCTTTACTCCCAATATGAGATTTTTCGGAGCGAATTCGAATTTAGTCGAGTCTCAATATTGTGATGCGGATACCGAACAACCAATGAGAACCAAAAAAACATATTTAATTCTATTCTACCTTCCTGGTTTCACTTTCCTCTAGGTTTCCTTtggttttgaaaagtttgactaatatttttgtctatatatatagcaaataaataaaaggtGGCGCATGCTtctaaaattttgaaaatatttgttttGGAAAATGCTTTCAATTATTTGCGAAGATTATTTTTCAACCAAataaaaatatgttttttttagttttttcaaaATATAACTTCCAATTCCAAGTAAATCTTACCCTTCCCCTTGCCCACTTTGGTTTGCTCGTTAATTTCCTCTATCCTTTTGCCATGCAAAAATCATCAAACCtgtaatataatatagatatataagATTGGAGTTGATCATACAGTTGGAATGCCTTTTGGCTTGCTCTAAAGAGTAAAGACTACTCAAAAGTAGCAAAGGTTAGgagtgtgtttggtacgaaaggaaaatattttcctaaaaaatatttttttggaaacactattagaaattcggtaaaaatcgtccaaaaaacccgaccaaagttggtcggtgatgaccaataaccgtccaaaacgcgaccattaacGTGCGGTCcgtattttgaaggtcggaaaggcataccgaccaaagttgatcggaaattaccgaccaactttggtcggtcaattaaattaaaaaataattgccaaaaaaaccgaccaaaattggtcggtttatgtaattaaaaaatgcaACCATCTGAAAATCAAACCGGGAtatgtactgtggcaggatactattctgccactagaccattggtgcattttgttttaagagtgtcttttatttcatttatactctttaattgtattttcgcacgaaaataaccgaccaaagttggtcggttttattaaaaaataaaattatcgaccgaattcggtcagttttttaaaatgaccggccgaattaaccgaccgacttcgatcggatttttaatattaattttaatttattttgaatgaaaaatcgatcaaagttggtcggtttcttgaaaaataaatttcgcgggactcaaaaatatttttccgcatttttgcgctaaagaaaaccgaccaacattggtcggtttcgtaaaaaaaaaattaaaaataaaatattttaaaaaatcgaccaactttagtcagttttttggtcgattttttgacccgtgatcggttgtcgaatttctagtagtgaaaatGAATGGTGTTATCACTTATTTTCTCATGTTTGTTTGGTGAATGGAAGGTCACAACATGAGAAGAAAGTActtttaataatatttctattaaGAGTGGGTGGTGGAGGGTCGAGGGTAGAGTGGGGTGGGGTGGGATGGGGGTCGGGGGTCTAGGGTGGGTGGGAGTGTGGGGGTACATTAGTCGGGGTTGGTAGAGATTAGGAATAACGTGGAAAagattgaaaaagagttttgaaaaatattttctcttctcttgatagggaaaatatttttctccaattgaaAAAAAATGAGTTAGattcaaccaaacatgaaaaaattgaaaaatattttccttcataccaaacacaccctagaTATCTTAGTTATTTTACGCAATTAAGTCAGACCAGCGCATATCGCATAAATTTGAACTAAGGGAATTCCACACTGACATAAAAGTGTCGAGAGAAATATCATGGAGTATTTACCAACTTGTCATTACATTAATTAATAAATGGATATGTCATACCAAACGAGTACGCGGACCATGAAATAGTGTAAAGCCaacttctatatatatatatatatattttttttttttaaaaccctCCCAAATTATGAGGATCTCCACACTCCCCTCCGATGTGACCCGAACCCAGAACCTAACGATTGTGGGCAGGGCCGGCTGATAGGGGTACGAAGTAGTTGAATTGCTGAAGGTTTCATGTTGCAGCATGAATTTCGGAGGCCGGGCTAGTATGTGAAGTGGGACAAGAGCGTTGAGAAGTATCCTACATATTGAGTATAGGAGGATCCGCCTACACAAGAGGCATAGTGAAGCAACTAAAGCATTTACTTTAGGTCTCCCCTTTTGGGCCCCAAATTTTATCCAAAATAGAGTACTTAGTCAAATTTGTATGAAGTACTTTTTGTAGAAAGgttttttataaattaaaaaatgatAACATTTTAAATCATCATAGATTTACTGTTTCACGAAAAAACTGGTAATGTGAATCTTCCCCTAAATATTTTAGGTGTGAATAAATTGGGAAATAGGATTGACATGAACATTattgttttctctttttatttttcctcAATTGAAAATGTGTAGATTTTAGAAAATTATTTACAACTACATATCAAAATGTTAAAAATAGActttaaataaaattatatattaatttttaaaaaattgaagGCCTCTCATTcaagtttggctttaggccaccaaACTTATTGAGCCACCCCTGTCCGTAGGTGGAGATGTTTTTACTAATTGAGCAAGCCTCACTTGTCTCTATCTAATATATATAAAATCTGAAAAAGAATAACGGAGAATGCTACACATATAaaagggaaaagggccaaaagTACCCCTTAACTATGGAAAATAGAATGATTTTACCTTTTCTTTGAATTTTCAGTTTATGCATAaactaaataatttttaaataaccTGATTACGTAAATATTTTCTACACGGTCTTCGTGCGCATAAActaagtgtgtgtgtatatatatatatatatatatatgagtactTTATACGCAAACTGAATTTTCCAAGGAATTGGTGTGTAGTTTTAATACATGAAAAGAGTCCAATTAGAACATGACCGCATGATGGAAACTGGTAAAGTGAAAAATTTATAGCTGTGTTTTAGCAGTGAGAGACAAACATTATATTGGTTAAGGTTAGAACGAAATTGCCAAGAAATTAATTAAGTTGCCCTCAATTATAGAATCCCACACCTCCCCACTGtactactctctctctctctctctattctTCCCCTATAAATTTCCCATCTTCTTATAGTATAATCCACCTACTCTCATACTACTAttattctctatttttcttactCTTTATACCTCCCTGTTGTATCCTTTGTCCTTCTCTTTTCTATTTCTTGAAGAGTAATCATGCCTGCTCAAGTGATGCCTGAGAAAACATTTGCAAGAGTTCATTCAATAGGCAAGGACATTACTTCTCCAAGCTTCACTACAAGGTACTTCTTTTGTCCTAATTAATTTATGTGATATACTTTAATAATTCATTCATTTTTAGTCTGTCCAAAAatataagatatatatttttatatttaaaaataatttaacttttatttttaataagatgatttataacacacaaatatttaTGTCTTGTTTAAAACTTCATGCTGCATCACACAAAATGAGACAGAGGGGAGTAATATAAAAGCTAGATGAGTTGATGCATGAAAAGCTGTAAACACCTTGTTTGTATTTTCAACTTTTGTAGCTCTTTTGAGGTTAAAACAAGaaagagaaggaaaagaaataaagaaaacttTTCTCCTAACGATTTCTCTCCCGGCTTTAGACATTGTCTTAGTAGTCAAGAAGCAGCTAGGGTTGTCGACAACTTTATTGAAGTGCCAAAACTAAAAGCTTTATTTTGAAAAATGTGAACGCGAGAGAATCAATTTGTATCCTATACATGAAATTGGCACATTTGTCATCTAGTAACGCTACATATTTCTATGATGACAAAATTTTCTATATTCTCTCATTTAAGACTTTTCAGAAGTAGGTTTCACTCCGATATATATTGTATTCAGATAAAAAATCTTTAAATTATGAATGTCATTGGACTACTACCTGAGAttcctaaatcaactttattaTGTAATTAATTGTACAGGTTAGAAGGAAAGGTTGCGATTGTAACAGGTGGAGCTAGAGGGATTGGAGAGGCAATAGTGAGACTCTTTGCAAGACATGGGGCCAAAGTTGTAATTGCGGACATAGAAGACAATCTTGGCAATACTCTATCAAATTTGTTAGCTCCCTCAGTTACTTACATTCATTGTGATGTTACATCTGAAGAAGAAATCAAGAATTTAATTGACTCAACAATTTCCAAATATGGACATCTCGACATTATGTTCAACAATGCCGGAGTCCTAGGAAGTCAATCGAATCACAAAAAAAGCATAGTTAATTTTGACCCTGACGAATTCGACCGTGTTATGTCCGTTAATGTAAGAGGAGCTGCTTTGGGAATGAAGTACGCGGCCCGTGTAATGATACCACAAGGCTGCGGTTGCATCATTTCCACGTCTAGTGTGGCCGGAGTCCTGGGAGGGCTCGGGCCACATGCTTATACGGCGTCTAAGCACGCGATTGTAGGGCTAACGAAGAATGCAGCGTGCGAGTTGGGACGTTATGGGATTAGGGTTAATTGTATATCACCATTTGGGGTTGCAACATCAATGTTGATTAATGCATGGAACCATTgtgatgaagatggagatgaagggGAAATAAATGGGATGAATTTTGGGGTGCCTAGTGAGAAAGAAGTAGAGAAAACTGAAGAGTTTGTGAGAAATTTGGCAGATTTAAAAGGTACAACTTTAAGGGCTAAAGATATTGCTGAGGCTGCTCTATATTTAGCAAGTGATGAATCAAGATATGTAAGTGGTCATAATCTTGTGGTAGATGGTGGGGTTACTACCTCGAGAAATTGTGTTGGTTTGTAGTTCAAAGTTATggcctttttttcttcttttttgggaGTTTGGTGAGATTGAATTCCTAACTTAACGTGAGATTAGCAAATCATTTAGTTGATGTAATTTCTTCCTTTTTCCTTCTCTAACTTGCTTGAAGAAATTGTAACATGTGATTTTTTTAATAGCCAAATTTCAAGAAAATCGTTCAAGGTCTGGCTAAT containing:
- the LOC104108620 gene encoding short-chain dehydrogenase reductase 2a, which translates into the protein MPAQVMPEKTFARVHSIGKDITSPSFTTRLEGKVAIVTGGARGIGEAIVRLFARHGAKVVIADIEDNLGNTLSNLLAPSVTYIHCDVTSEEEIKNLIDSTISKYGHLDIMFNNAGVLGSQSNHKKSIVNFDPDEFDRVMSVNVRGAALGMKYAARVMIPQGCGCIISTSSVAGVLGGLGPHAYTASKHAIVGLTKNAACELGRYGIRVNCISPFGVATSMLINAWNHCDEDGDEGEINGMNFGVPSEKEVEKTEEFVRNLADLKGTTLRAKDIAEAALYLASDESRYVSGHNLVVDGGVTTSRNCVGL